A window from Hymenobacter volaticus encodes these proteins:
- a CDS encoding hybrid sensor histidine kinase/response regulator, which produces MIVLLLRRLLLLLLLFVSVQASAQSSSVPRYFLRQFGAADGLPQPFIYALAQDHAGYLWIGTAEGLVRYDGTEFVAFTTKDGLAEDFVTTLYVQPRTGQLWVGHYQGGVSRWEGQRFQRVTNAASRPPGFRAVPGIAPADTTYAGAELSAASVTAARRFATLHQVLPPGTVAQCVLADREHNVWIGTAGQGLWRWSDRHITFYPSPNETKAAMGSALFSQGRAGGIQNTGKFFLLNSAHNRTSPLITFPEKLLPYPPSVVFYTPDERSRPSFDGSYPVPVPKALWAGTKGHGLWQMPIPARRSSMQLVRRLPATLSVTALTQHRNGDIWIGTSLDGVYRLPADSTQAAEHFTTANGLLHNTIYALTTDSTGGVWIGTHDTGLAVWQHGAFRYFRFPSGGLDVSALLTDDAGRVWIGTEGNGVFCYEKSVLQTYGPASGLVSPYCYALLPVRWWSSYHGGYLHDFRHEQLLVVHRNSISFADTTLRRFAPAALPGNPLIQDLLPQAAVAWNDYCVWLRTRTGLICLRTNAPNLLPGASKPTPTLLTSEVDGAAASPYQLKELSPTQHQVNFTFRGVSLLPGQAGLQYQYRLLGYQDRWSRPTVVGEAQFPRLGAGSYTFEVRARLGEQGRWSKPVATSFGVATPFWQTWWFAVVSLLLAGAGIFAFIRTREATLRRQKFQLETTVRERTQELRQQKAHIEDMNAELVVARDIAEASRRAKAQFLANMSHEIRTPMNAVIGLTHLLRQTPVSSEQNEYLEAVQSSSQNLLVIINDILDSSKIEAGKLSLEHTAFRLPELLRRVASMFQFATESKHLYFKLEIEPAVPAAVLGDPVRLNQVLVNLVGNAIKFTTTGGVTVRVYPTTDAATNQQVVRFVVQDTGIGIPANKLEAIFEDFSQANTSTTRQFGGTGLGLSIARNLVELHGGKLWVESEEGHGSAFSFEIPYLAADPAEVPAEATLAVGRFEPTLRVLVAEDNDLNQLVARKTLEAWNVQVTIAANGRLAVEAAEQATFDAVLMDVQMPEMDGYEAARQLRARFPDATQLPIIGLTASALPEDRALALEAGMNDTLAKPFDPALLYARIAHYTGRTTLPPQDPPTVVEIPVVVTPEQKSPTPDWTLLEELAGGNEAFIQQIVKTFLTQAPQLQQHLEVEFAAADLGALARTAHKLKGQAAYFGVEHLYSALETLEHQARQQTDREALATLVQQVEKNLDQLYPQLQKRLTV; this is translated from the coding sequence GTTGCTCCTGCTGTTCGTCAGTGTTCAGGCATCAGCGCAATCTAGTTCGGTCCCACGTTATTTTCTTCGGCAGTTTGGTGCTGCTGACGGCCTGCCCCAACCATTCATCTATGCTCTGGCGCAGGACCATGCCGGCTACCTCTGGATTGGTACGGCAGAGGGCCTAGTTCGGTACGACGGAACAGAATTCGTTGCCTTTACCACTAAAGATGGTCTGGCCGAAGATTTCGTGACGACGCTTTACGTGCAGCCACGCACCGGCCAGTTGTGGGTGGGTCACTACCAAGGCGGCGTATCGCGCTGGGAGGGCCAACGCTTCCAGCGCGTAACGAATGCCGCCTCTCGTCCGCCTGGCTTCCGTGCCGTGCCGGGCATTGCGCCCGCAGATACCACCTATGCCGGTGCTGAATTGTCGGCAGCTTCGGTGACTGCGGCGCGGCGCTTTGCTACGCTGCATCAGGTGTTGCCGCCAGGCACTGTTGCACAGTGCGTATTGGCTGACCGGGAGCATAATGTGTGGATAGGCACGGCCGGACAGGGGTTGTGGCGCTGGTCGGATCGGCATATCACCTTCTATCCCTCACCCAACGAAACAAAGGCTGCAATGGGTAGCGCGTTGTTTAGCCAAGGCAGAGCCGGGGGTATTCAGAATACAGGCAAGTTTTTTCTGTTGAATTCCGCCCACAATCGTACTTCACCCCTTATTACTTTTCCAGAGAAGCTGCTGCCGTACCCACCAAGCGTGGTGTTTTACACACCTGATGAACGCTCACGTCCGAGCTTCGATGGGAGTTATCCGGTTCCTGTTCCGAAAGCCTTGTGGGCTGGCACGAAAGGACACGGGCTATGGCAGATGCCCATTCCAGCGCGCCGTTCTAGTATGCAACTAGTCCGGCGCCTGCCTGCTACGCTCTCTGTTACGGCCCTCACCCAGCACCGCAACGGCGACATATGGATAGGTACATCCCTGGACGGCGTCTACCGCCTACCGGCCGACTCAACCCAGGCTGCCGAGCACTTCACCACCGCTAACGGCTTGCTGCACAATACCATATATGCCCTTACCACCGATTCCACTGGTGGCGTCTGGATTGGTACCCACGACACCGGATTGGCCGTATGGCAGCACGGTGCCTTCCGCTACTTTCGCTTTCCAAGCGGTGGCCTCGATGTGTCGGCCCTGCTCACCGACGACGCGGGACGGGTCTGGATAGGCACGGAAGGGAATGGGGTATTCTGCTACGAAAAATCGGTCCTTCAGACCTATGGCCCGGCCAGCGGATTGGTTTCGCCTTACTGCTACGCCTTGCTGCCGGTGCGCTGGTGGAGCAGCTACCACGGTGGCTACCTCCACGATTTCCGCCACGAGCAATTATTGGTTGTACACCGCAATAGCATCAGCTTCGCCGACACTACCCTGCGTCGCTTTGCGCCGGCCGCATTACCAGGCAATCCGTTGATACAGGATTTACTGCCCCAGGCTGCCGTAGCCTGGAACGACTACTGCGTGTGGCTTCGCACGCGTACTGGCCTGATTTGCTTGCGTACTAACGCCCCAAACTTATTGCCTGGTGCTAGCAAGCCAACCCCCACACTACTCACCAGCGAAGTAGATGGGGCTGCTGCGTCACCATATCAACTAAAGGAGCTGTCACCCACGCAGCATCAAGTCAATTTCACATTCAGAGGCGTGAGTTTGCTACCCGGCCAAGCCGGGCTGCAATATCAATACCGTTTGCTAGGCTATCAGGATCGATGGAGCCGGCCTACAGTGGTGGGGGAAGCGCAATTTCCGCGGCTTGGGGCAGGCAGCTATACTTTTGAAGTGCGTGCCCGATTAGGTGAGCAAGGCAGATGGTCGAAGCCCGTAGCTACTTCGTTTGGTGTTGCCACCCCATTTTGGCAGACGTGGTGGTTTGCAGTAGTTAGCCTGCTACTAGCAGGAGCCGGAATTTTTGCTTTCATCCGAACCCGGGAGGCGACATTGCGTCGGCAGAAGTTTCAACTGGAAACTACAGTGCGCGAACGGACGCAGGAATTACGCCAGCAGAAGGCGCACATCGAGGATATGAATGCCGAGTTGGTAGTGGCACGCGACATAGCCGAAGCATCGCGCCGAGCAAAAGCGCAGTTCTTGGCCAATATGAGCCACGAGATCAGAACACCGATGAATGCCGTCATCGGCCTGACGCATCTACTACGCCAGACACCCGTCAGTTCGGAACAAAACGAGTACTTGGAAGCTGTGCAGTCGTCATCGCAGAACTTGTTGGTTATCATCAATGATATTCTCGATAGCTCTAAGATTGAAGCCGGCAAGCTGAGTTTGGAGCACACTGCCTTCCGCCTGCCCGAACTGCTGCGGCGCGTAGCCAGCATGTTCCAATTTGCTACGGAATCCAAGCACTTGTATTTTAAACTGGAAATAGAGCCTGCTGTACCAGCCGCTGTGTTGGGCGACCCGGTCCGGCTGAATCAGGTGCTCGTTAATTTGGTCGGAAATGCCATAAAGTTCACTACGACGGGCGGCGTAACAGTGCGCGTATATCCGACTACCGATGCAGCTACAAACCAGCAGGTGGTACGCTTTGTGGTGCAGGATACCGGCATTGGCATTCCTGCCAATAAGTTGGAGGCCATTTTCGAAGACTTCTCGCAGGCCAATACCAGTACCACGCGGCAATTTGGCGGTACAGGTCTAGGCCTAAGCATTGCCCGCAATTTGGTGGAACTACACGGCGGCAAGCTGTGGGTGGAAAGTGAAGAAGGGCATGGCTCTGCGTTTTCCTTTGAGATTCCCTATCTCGCCGCCGACCCTGCCGAAGTACCAGCGGAGGCAACATTGGCAGTCGGCCGCTTCGAACCCACACTACGGGTGCTGGTAGCCGAAGACAATGACCTTAACCAGCTTGTAGCCCGCAAAACACTGGAAGCCTGGAATGTGCAAGTCACTATTGCTGCCAACGGCAGGCTAGCAGTGGAAGCCGCCGAGCAAGCCACTTTCGACGCGGTGCTCATGGACGTGCAAATGCCCGAAATGGATGGCTACGAGGCCGCTCGTCAATTACGGGCGCGTTTTCCAGATGCCACTCAGTTGCCGATTATCGGCCTTACTGCCTCCGCCTTGCCCGAAGATCGTGCCTTAGCTCTGGAAGCCGGCATGAATGACACCTTGGCAAAGCCCTTTGATCCGGCTCTTCTTTACGCCCGTATCGCGCATTATACCGGCCGTACCACCCTGCCTCCGCAAGATCCGCCTACCGTAGTCGAAATTCCAGTTGTTGTTACTCCTGAGCAGAAAAGCCCTACTCCCGACTGGACGTTGCTGGAGGAATTGGCTGGTGGCAACGAAGCCTTTATCCAGCAAATCGTTAAAACTTTCCTCACGCAAGCTCCGCAGCTACAACAGCATCTAGAAGTTGAATTTGCAGCCGCCGACCTTGGCGCTTTGGCGCGCACAGCACACAAGCTAAAAGGGCAAGCAGCCTATTTCGGTGTTGAGCACCTCTATTCAGCCTTAGAAACATTAGAACACCAAGCCCGCCAGCAAACGGACCGAGAAGCCTTGGCTACTCTGGTTCAACAAGTTGAAAAGAATTTAGATCAGCTTTACCCACAATTGCAAAAGCGCCTAACTGTCTAA
- a CDS encoding LytR/AlgR family response regulator transcription factor, whose protein sequence is MVDDDPLSVQVVENCIASTPFLTAVGSCESAVAAAEVLRTQEVDLLFLDVEMPLMSGIDLLNTLQNPPLVVLITSSKQYAVEAFEHDVVDYLVKPVSYARFLKAAQRALEVSQAHPTEAATPADADFTFMKVDTKLVKVLFDEVRYVEALGDYVHIVTGQSKLIVYSTMKAVEEKFPDTLFVRVHRSFIVNLKRVQAIEDNNIIIDSKHIPIGQTYMREVFQRLNKF, encoded by the coding sequence ATTGTTGACGATGACCCGCTTTCTGTGCAAGTGGTTGAAAACTGCATTGCCAGTACTCCGTTTTTGACAGCTGTCGGCAGTTGCGAAAGTGCCGTAGCCGCGGCCGAAGTGCTACGCACCCAAGAGGTCGACCTCCTGTTTTTGGATGTGGAAATGCCTCTTATGTCCGGCATCGATCTGCTCAACACGCTACAGAATCCACCGCTCGTTGTGCTGATTACCAGCAGCAAGCAGTACGCCGTTGAAGCATTTGAGCATGATGTGGTTGATTATCTGGTGAAGCCGGTCAGCTACGCCCGATTCTTGAAAGCTGCTCAACGCGCTTTGGAAGTAAGCCAAGCACATCCAACCGAAGCCGCAACTCCCGCCGATGCCGATTTCACTTTCATGAAAGTGGATACCAAGCTGGTGAAGGTACTTTTCGATGAAGTGCGCTACGTGGAGGCCCTTGGTGACTACGTGCACATTGTCACGGGCCAGAGCAAACTCATTGTGTACAGCACTATGAAAGCCGTGGAGGAAAAGTTTCCTGATACGTTGTTTGTGCGCGTGCATCGCTCTTTCATTGTCAATCTCAAACGAGTGCAGGCCATAGAGGATAACAACATTATCATTGACAGCAAGCACATTCCCATTGGTCAAACCTATATGCGGGAAGTGTTTCAGCGCCTTAATAAATTTTAA
- a CDS encoding PKD domain-containing protein, translated as MRLLLSVAVLLFNFWQKAHAQVAGDTVSVMCPPPRVVELCVDLDASASVDAAAGPLTFRWLMGDGTTLTGPVVSHCYTARRRYTVQLDVVDDKTGEVREAEKVIPVDFTQEVVLNFTAGSDTIRVGQTVIFDAVDSQLPLCENVVVLWDFRDGIVGNGRRVQHAFRRPGQYAVRMALRGNGPDDCPSSHCVGRVITVLPAKTP; from the coding sequence TTGCGGCTACTTCTTAGTGTAGCTGTTCTACTGTTCAACTTCTGGCAGAAAGCACACGCACAAGTAGCCGGTGATACTGTCAGCGTAATGTGTCCGCCACCGCGCGTAGTGGAGCTTTGTGTGGATCTAGATGCTAGCGCATCAGTAGACGCTGCAGCGGGCCCGCTTACCTTCCGCTGGCTAATGGGCGACGGCACCACCCTCACTGGCCCAGTTGTATCACACTGCTACACTGCCCGCCGCCGCTATACCGTCCAACTTGATGTAGTAGACGACAAAACGGGCGAAGTTCGGGAAGCTGAAAAAGTTATTCCTGTCGATTTCACCCAGGAAGTTGTTCTCAACTTCACTGCCGGTTCCGATACAATCCGCGTTGGGCAAACCGTCATCTTCGACGCAGTGGATTCGCAACTACCTCTGTGCGAAAATGTAGTAGTGCTCTGGGACTTTCGTGATGGAATAGTTGGGAATGGTCGACGCGTACAGCACGCATTCCGGCGTCCTGGGCAATACGCTGTTCGGATGGCGCTACGCGGCAATGGCCCCGACGATTGCCCCAGCAGTCATTGTGTGGGCCGCGTTATTACGGTACTCCCCGCCAAGACTCCGTAG